One window from the genome of Streptomyces sp. NBC_00287 encodes:
- a CDS encoding tetratricopeptide repeat protein → MSARYDDHLDFAGGEFTGPVIGKVEYHPYQVAPTALDSLPARATGFAGRDDELSALLDALNPTKPGPQAVLVAAVSGLGGIGKTALAVEAAHEARNRGWFPGGTLFIDLHGYDETPVTADLALQSLLRALGTQPKHIPVRAEDRAAFYRTALARLAREKGAALILADNASSVTQVRPLLPGDSVHRFLTTSRHKFPTLGARLLTLDELSTDSACDLLRRALRTANPDDARVADNVTSASVLAQLCGCLPLALQIAAALLIADQHMPISEFGRALSASRNRLDQLDDGDRSMRATFELSYRALPEQQARLLRMLALAPGPETGIDALTALLGDDRPPLGDLAALERAHLVERGSGRHRWRMHDLVREYAVEVAERSAAFMQEATVARGRLLDHYLERTTAAVERLRWWPGTLVSQKFESRAQAIAWLDTERVNLLATMQWAVDARHNTAVIQLGYMLGRYLYFRRYFDEFVVISGYTQAAAEHLGDHEAEARAWNDLGLALRSADRADESINALTRARELSKAVGDRNGEAYAWNYLGSALRVAGRLQESVDVLGQASALFQAMNDGNGEAYVWNNLGLTLVDLGRPEEAVSAHNKARDLFRAAGNRDREAKAWQNAGRALWSTGRSVEAVHAYEKALEAHHEFEDWHAVGETQQYLAETYESMGRQAEARTCWQHSADAYLRAGAEREAAEARERATTLQTDGLAPPLN, encoded by the coding sequence ATGAGTGCCAGGTATGACGACCATCTGGACTTCGCAGGTGGGGAGTTCACCGGACCGGTAATCGGCAAGGTCGAGTACCACCCGTACCAGGTCGCGCCCACGGCGCTCGATTCGCTGCCGGCGAGGGCAACCGGATTCGCCGGCCGCGACGACGAACTGAGCGCCCTGCTCGACGCGCTCAACCCCACCAAGCCGGGGCCGCAGGCCGTGCTGGTCGCTGCCGTCTCGGGCCTCGGTGGCATCGGTAAGACAGCACTGGCCGTGGAAGCCGCACACGAAGCGCGCAACCGGGGCTGGTTTCCCGGTGGCACGCTCTTCATCGACCTGCACGGGTACGACGAGACGCCGGTCACCGCCGACCTGGCGCTGCAGTCACTGCTCCGAGCACTCGGCACCCAACCGAAGCACATCCCCGTACGAGCCGAGGACCGGGCCGCCTTCTACCGCACCGCGCTGGCCCGACTTGCCCGCGAGAAGGGGGCGGCGCTGATCTTGGCGGACAACGCGTCGTCCGTCACGCAGGTCCGTCCCCTCCTGCCCGGCGACTCCGTTCACCGCTTCCTGACCACCTCACGACACAAGTTCCCCACTCTCGGAGCACGCCTGCTCACCCTGGACGAGTTATCCACGGACAGCGCGTGCGACCTGCTCCGGCGCGCGCTCCGTACGGCCAATCCCGACGACGCACGTGTGGCGGACAACGTCACGTCGGCGTCCGTACTGGCACAGCTGTGTGGCTGCCTCCCGCTCGCCCTGCAAATCGCCGCGGCCCTGCTGATCGCAGACCAGCACATGCCCATCAGCGAATTCGGCCGCGCACTGAGCGCATCTCGCAACCGTCTTGACCAACTGGACGATGGAGACCGCAGCATGCGTGCCACCTTCGAACTCTCCTACCGCGCCCTCCCCGAGCAACAAGCCAGGCTGCTGCGCATGCTGGCTCTGGCTCCCGGACCGGAGACCGGTATCGACGCCCTGACCGCGCTGCTGGGCGACGACCGCCCACCGCTCGGCGACCTGGCCGCACTGGAACGCGCGCACCTGGTCGAAAGGGGCAGCGGCCGACACCGCTGGCGCATGCACGATCTGGTCCGCGAGTACGCCGTGGAGGTCGCGGAGCGCAGTGCCGCGTTCATGCAGGAGGCCACAGTCGCCCGCGGGCGCCTACTCGATCACTATCTCGAGCGCACCACAGCCGCGGTGGAACGGCTGCGCTGGTGGCCGGGCACGCTCGTGTCACAGAAGTTCGAGAGCCGGGCCCAGGCCATCGCATGGCTCGACACCGAGCGGGTCAACCTGCTGGCCACCATGCAATGGGCCGTCGACGCCCGCCACAACACCGCGGTGATCCAGCTGGGCTACATGCTGGGCAGGTATCTGTACTTCCGCCGATACTTCGACGAGTTCGTCGTCATCAGCGGCTACACCCAGGCGGCCGCCGAGCATCTCGGCGACCACGAGGCAGAGGCCCGTGCCTGGAACGACCTGGGCCTGGCCCTGCGGTCGGCGGACCGCGCCGATGAGTCCATCAATGCCCTCACCCGCGCACGTGAGTTGTCCAAGGCGGTCGGCGACCGCAATGGAGAGGCCTATGCCTGGAACTACCTCGGGTCCGCGCTACGCGTGGCCGGCCGACTGCAGGAGTCCGTCGACGTCCTCGGACAAGCCTCCGCGCTCTTCCAAGCCATGAACGACGGCAATGGGGAGGCGTACGTGTGGAACAACCTGGGCCTCACTCTCGTGGACCTGGGCCGCCCGGAGGAGGCCGTCAGCGCGCACAACAAGGCCCGTGACCTGTTCCGGGCGGCCGGCAACCGGGACCGCGAGGCCAAAGCCTGGCAGAACGCGGGACGCGCACTGTGGTCCACGGGACGGTCGGTGGAGGCGGTGCACGCGTACGAGAAAGCTCTCGAGGCCCACCATGAGTTCGAGGACTGGCACGCCGTAGGCGAAACACAGCAATACCTGGCAGAAACCTACGAGAGCATGGGCCGTCAGGCCGAAGCGCGCACCTGCTGGCAGCACTCCGCCGACGCCTATCTGCGCGCCGGCGCCGAGCGGGAGGCCGCAGAGGCCCGCGAACGAGCCACGACCCTCCAAACCGACGGCCTGGCGCCGCCCCTCAATTGA
- a CDS encoding GNAT family N-acetyltransferase, which produces MRPDDWHLTEDIDDFLARAGDFLRSRPALHNTPLTDIERLRTRGAGAPGTEGTFFGRLESEGEVRAICYRTPRGYLGLTPLSAEQAGTLTTHLAALGYSPSGVIADHDTATAFAEAWQRGTGAAPVPFWRTHLYRLGTLTPPLPRPEGRGRVAGEQDHEQVVRWCREFCVAVGESVTIDLIDADAWADTRFADKHFTFWETPDGVPVSMAGSTSMVGGMVRVDPVSTPAPFRGRGYAGAVTVEVSRAALTAGATDVVLFADPANPTSNALYQRIGYVRVADFTGYKFS; this is translated from the coding sequence ATGCGCCCAGATGACTGGCACCTCACCGAAGACATCGACGACTTCCTCGCCCGAGCCGGTGACTTCCTGCGCTCGCGCCCTGCCCTGCACAACACGCCGCTGACGGACATCGAGAGACTGCGAACACGCGGGGCGGGCGCACCCGGTACCGAAGGCACCTTCTTCGGCCGGCTGGAGTCAGAAGGCGAAGTCCGCGCCATCTGTTACCGCACTCCGCGCGGCTACCTAGGCCTCACCCCCCTCTCCGCAGAGCAGGCCGGCACCCTCACAACTCACCTGGCTGCGCTCGGTTACTCCCCCTCCGGCGTCATCGCGGACCACGACACCGCCACCGCGTTCGCCGAGGCATGGCAGCGAGGCACGGGCGCAGCGCCGGTGCCCTTCTGGCGCACTCATCTCTACCGTCTCGGCACGCTCACCCCACCGCTGCCGCGCCCCGAGGGACGGGGCCGCGTGGCGGGCGAGCAGGACCATGAGCAAGTCGTGCGCTGGTGCCGTGAGTTCTGCGTCGCTGTCGGAGAGAGCGTCACCATAGACCTCATCGACGCCGATGCCTGGGCCGATACACGTTTCGCGGACAAGCACTTCACGTTCTGGGAGACCCCGGACGGCGTTCCCGTCTCCATGGCGGGCTCGACTTCCATGGTCGGCGGCATGGTCCGGGTGGACCCCGTCTCCACCCCGGCCCCCTTCCGGGGCCGCGGCTACGCGGGCGCCGTGACGGTCGAGGTGAGCAGAGCCGCCCTGACCGCGGGCGCGACGGACGTCGTCCTGTTCGCGGACCCGGCCAACCCCACCAGCAACGCCCTCTACCAGCGCATCGGGTACGTCCGCGTGGCCGACTTCACCGGGTACAAGTTCTCCTAG
- a CDS encoding TnsA-like heteromeric transposase endonuclease subunit, with protein sequence MNLGLVDVEWADGEGGGLRKSVLEAVSRVRFESVLPVRRFTSYRGQRHFTGWYWAATTQSLVGFESWLERDRAMLLDHDRRVVGLASQPFRVTWQGEKRRLSHTPDYFARLEDGSGLVVDVRPADRVGPEDAVKFSATEAMCQEMGCWSFALVHEPDPVEMANVRWLSGYRHPRNRVGDVAKRLMDAFGDPRLLMDGAEAVGDPLSVLPTLFHLLWCGDLRLDLAVPLGDGSMIGCAAVSHG encoded by the coding sequence ATGAATTTGGGTCTGGTCGATGTCGAGTGGGCTGACGGTGAGGGTGGCGGGCTGCGGAAGTCCGTGCTGGAGGCGGTGTCCCGGGTTCGGTTCGAGTCGGTGCTCCCGGTACGGCGGTTCACGTCGTACCGCGGGCAGCGGCACTTCACGGGCTGGTACTGGGCGGCGACGACGCAGTCGCTGGTGGGGTTCGAGTCCTGGCTGGAGCGGGACCGGGCCATGCTCCTCGATCATGACCGGAGGGTGGTGGGGCTGGCCTCGCAGCCGTTCCGGGTGACCTGGCAGGGGGAGAAGCGTCGGCTCTCCCATACGCCGGACTACTTCGCACGGTTGGAGGACGGCTCGGGCCTGGTCGTCGATGTCCGGCCAGCGGACCGGGTCGGCCCGGAGGACGCGGTGAAGTTCTCGGCGACCGAGGCGATGTGCCAGGAGATGGGCTGCTGGTCCTTCGCGCTGGTGCACGAGCCCGATCCGGTGGAGATGGCCAACGTCCGCTGGCTGTCTGGCTATCGGCATCCACGCAACCGGGTCGGCGACGTCGCGAAACGGCTCATGGACGCCTTCGGTGACCCGCGGTTACTCATGGACGGTGCCGAGGCAGTGGGGGACCCGCTGTCCGTCCTGCCGACGCTCTTCCACCTGCTGTGGTGCGGTGACCTGCGTCTTGACCTGGCGGTGCCGCTGGGAGACGGCTCCATGATCGGCTGCGCGGCGGTGAGTCATGGCTGA